A single Nostoc sp. PCC 7107 DNA region contains:
- a CDS encoding DUF4336 domain-containing protein: protein MAHDEHAVTEQIHPKDISWPFWPIVPLYPYSRRRTIRREVIKNTVWTFDQLQGIFYVVVPIRMTVVKLDAGGLLVYAPVAATKECIQLVQELVAEHGDIKYIILPTISGIEHKVFVGPFARCFPNAQVFVAPNQWSFPLNLPLSWLGLPAKRTQVLPEDSSQAPFADEFDYEILKTIDLGLGKFTEVAFFHRRSHTLLVTDAVVSVPEEPPAIVQLEPYPLLFHAKERGSDVVTNNQLNRRKGWERITLLALYFQPSALKVPAWGEVFRDALKAPERSIKAYFGLFPFKWQDNWQMSFHALRGDGRLFVAPVLQTLILNRAPKETLDWADKVASWNFQWVIPCHFDAPIKAQPQQFRQAFSFLEKQPTVSTCLFNSSSYPLPEDDFKILKEIDAGLNKSGIVPPAKEKI from the coding sequence GTGGCTCACGATGAACATGCAGTAACGGAACAAATTCATCCAAAAGATATTTCCTGGCCATTTTGGCCGATTGTGCCACTCTACCCCTACAGCAGACGGCGAACAATTCGTCGAGAAGTCATCAAAAATACTGTCTGGACTTTTGACCAATTACAAGGCATTTTTTACGTTGTTGTGCCGATTCGGATGACTGTTGTCAAGCTAGATGCTGGTGGTTTACTGGTATATGCGCCTGTTGCAGCAACAAAAGAATGTATTCAACTTGTTCAAGAATTGGTGGCTGAACATGGGGATATTAAATATATTATTTTGCCAACTATCTCTGGTATCGAACACAAAGTTTTTGTCGGCCCTTTTGCGAGATGCTTTCCTAACGCACAGGTGTTTGTCGCGCCGAATCAATGGAGTTTCCCGCTGAATTTACCATTAAGCTGGTTAGGTCTACCTGCAAAACGCACTCAGGTTTTGCCAGAAGATAGCAGCCAAGCGCCTTTTGCCGATGAGTTTGATTATGAAATATTAAAGACGATTGATTTAGGCCTTGGTAAGTTTACAGAAGTGGCATTTTTTCACAGGCGATCGCACACTTTATTAGTCACAGATGCGGTAGTATCAGTACCAGAAGAACCGCCAGCGATCGTGCAACTTGAACCCTATCCTTTACTATTCCACGCGAAAGAAAGAGGTTCGGATGTTGTTACTAATAATCAACTAAATCGCCGCAAAGGATGGGAACGGATTACACTGCTTGCTTTATACTTTCAACCCAGTGCTTTAAAAGTACCTGCATGGGGTGAAGTATTCCGCGATGCCTTGAAAGCACCAGAACGCTCTATAAAGGCTTATTTTGGGTTATTTCCCTTCAAATGGCAAGATAACTGGCAGATGTCATTTCACGCTTTACGCGGAGATGGGCGTTTGTTTGTTGCACCAGTTTTACAAACTCTCATTCTCAACCGCGCACCCAAAGAAACACTTGATTGGGCGGATAAAGTGGCAAGTTGGAATTTTCAGTGGGTGATTCCCTGTCATTTTGACGCACCAATTAAAGCTCAACCACAGCAATTTCGCCAAGCATTTTCTTTTTTAGAAAAGCAACCAACTGTCAGTACATGTTTGTTTAATAGTAGTAGTTATCCTTTACCAGAGGATGATTTTAAAATTCTCAAAGAAATTGATGCAGGTTTAAATAAGAGTGGAATTGTTCCGCCTGCGAAGGAGAAAATCTAA
- a CDS encoding diguanylate cyclase — protein MNEQVKAIRVAWCSSLDLPQPINVPLNFEWMQVDISTLFEQDFDVIVLDIKAFENLEQVKYMYTTVGLPIVVLIETIEQEAAVLCWLEAGDETCKIDAINQQIGLRLQRSIWHNQQKHLFSLDKLTGIANFRKFNDYAIKLLTSKEEVEPLSLIHLDIDRFKFINDRYGHVVGDQILQEIGQILQKYSLGASIVARTGGDKFVICMGGGMEQGKAFAEFLRTQIETHEFKLNETSSVHLTASLGVVAMSGHSSVEQLWQEINQCIYAAKQKGRNRVVTSEEFEAIADASGQDKLITDFEHRIRVTAERMISEMVLKASRLANKYRIEAEHDGLTEVFNRRYLDRLLAREIEKYHKYQQRLTILLLDLDNFGEVNRNYGFPTGDQALKTAAKIFTTHIRAGDWVTRYGGEEFCIVMSNTDLNTGCQIAERIRLALSEEIITAYNGHQFHLTTSIGVVELMAENNLVSFLQRASDKVRAAKKNGRNQICF, from the coding sequence ATGAATGAACAGGTGAAAGCAATTCGAGTTGCGTGGTGTAGTTCACTAGATTTGCCTCAACCAATAAATGTTCCCCTCAATTTTGAGTGGATGCAAGTTGATATTTCAACTTTATTTGAGCAAGACTTTGATGTTATTGTACTCGATATCAAGGCTTTTGAAAATTTAGAGCAAGTCAAATATATGTATACTACTGTTGGTTTACCAATAGTAGTATTGATAGAGACAATTGAGCAAGAAGCTGCTGTTCTTTGCTGGTTAGAAGCAGGAGATGAAACCTGTAAAATCGATGCCATTAATCAGCAAATAGGTTTACGTTTACAGCGCAGTATTTGGCATAATCAGCAAAAGCATTTATTTAGTCTTGATAAGTTAACTGGAATTGCTAATTTTCGCAAATTTAACGATTATGCCATCAAGCTTTTAACATCTAAAGAAGAAGTAGAACCTTTATCTTTAATTCACTTAGATATTGATCGTTTTAAGTTTATTAACGATCGCTATGGTCATGTTGTCGGAGATCAGATATTACAAGAGATTGGACAAATTCTCCAAAAGTACTCACTAGGAGCTAGTATCGTCGCTCGGACAGGCGGTGATAAATTTGTGATTTGTATGGGTGGTGGTATGGAGCAAGGAAAAGCTTTTGCCGAATTTCTCAGAACGCAGATCGAAACTCATGAATTCAAGCTGAATGAGACATCTTCTGTGCATCTAACAGCTTCATTAGGAGTAGTTGCGATGTCAGGACATTCTTCCGTTGAGCAATTATGGCAAGAAATCAATCAATGTATCTATGCGGCCAAGCAAAAGGGACGTAACCGCGTTGTCACCTCTGAAGAATTTGAAGCGATCGCTGATGCTTCTGGTCAAGATAAACTAATCACTGACTTTGAGCATCGCATTCGTGTCACTGCGGAACGAATGATTAGTGAAATGGTACTGAAAGCCAGTCGTTTAGCCAATAAATATCGCATAGAAGCAGAGCATGATGGCTTAACTGAAGTATTTAATCGCCGTTATCTCGATAGATTACTAGCCCGTGAGATCGAAAAATATCATAAATATCAGCAACGACTAACAATCTTGCTCCTCGATTTAGATAATTTCGGTGAAGTGAATCGCAACTATGGTTTTCCTACTGGTGATCAAGCTTTAAAAACTGCTGCAAAAATATTTACAACTCATATCCGAGCAGGAGATTGGGTTACACGCTACGGCGGCGAAGAATTTTGTATTGTCATGTCTAATACTGACCTCAATACCGGATGTCAAATAGCTGAAAGAATTCGCCTAGCTTTGAGTGAAGAAATCATCACAGCTTATAATGGTCATCAGTTTCACCTCACCACCAGTATTGGTGTTGTTGAACTAATGGCAGAAAATAACCTTGTGTCTTTTTTGCAGCGAGCCAGCGATAAAGTCAGAGCAGCTAAGAAAAACGGGCGTAATCAAATTTGCTTTTGA
- a CDS encoding cobyrinate a,c-diamide synthase, with translation MALVIAGERSGVGKTTVTLALLASLCRRGGQVQSFKVGPDYIDPMFHQYVTGLACRNLDPVLTSEVYVQQCFAKHHQTSEYALVEGVMGLFDGVMGSGEEASLHPFTFASTAHIAQLLDLPVVLVIDCSRLSGSVAAIAHGYCSFDPKIKIAGLVLNRVGSDRHLSLLKDALQSLQLPILGVLRRQDNITIPDRHLGLVPTGEISELDAVVERLADLGDNCFDWQSLLPLLKTQHRLNAPLPLTALTKIRIAVARDRAFNFYYQDNLDILQQLGAELVFWSPLADSELPPNIQGMYFGGGFPEVFAEQLTKNTNVLQAVKTAILQGMPTIAECGGLMYLCAEIIDFEGKTYPMVGIIPTSACMGGRLTLGYRRAIALQDSLLVNAGTNIYGHEFHRSSLSTNSHQPLFETYRYDCDENMGFEGWNLSVNLHASYIHLHWGASIEIPQRFIQQCQSNRVCYGNVMT, from the coding sequence ATGGCTTTAGTAATTGCTGGCGAACGTAGCGGGGTGGGTAAGACAACAGTTACACTCGCTCTTTTAGCATCTTTATGTCGTCGTGGTGGTCAGGTGCAATCTTTCAAGGTCGGGCCAGACTATATTGACCCAATGTTTCATCAGTATGTGACTGGTCTTGCTTGTCGCAACTTAGACCCAGTGCTGACTAGTGAAGTTTACGTTCAGCAATGTTTTGCTAAACATCACCAAACAAGTGAATATGCTTTGGTTGAAGGGGTAATGGGGTTGTTTGATGGGGTGATGGGGAGTGGGGAAGAAGCTAGTTTACACCCATTCACTTTTGCTAGTACGGCGCATATTGCACAGTTACTTGATTTACCTGTGGTGTTGGTAATTGATTGCAGTCGGTTATCGGGTTCTGTGGCGGCGATCGCTCACGGTTATTGTTCCTTTGACCCTAAAATTAAGATAGCTGGTTTAGTCCTCAATCGCGTCGGCAGCGATCGCCATCTCTCTCTTCTCAAAGATGCTCTACAATCTCTACAGTTACCGATTCTTGGTGTATTGCGTCGTCAAGATAACATTACAATTCCTGACCGCCATCTCGGTTTAGTCCCCACAGGCGAAATTAGCGAACTGGATGCTGTGGTAGAACGTCTAGCTGATTTAGGTGATAATTGCTTTGACTGGCAAAGTTTATTACCTTTATTAAAAACTCAGCACAGACTGAACGCCCCGCTACCGCTAACAGCACTAACTAAAATCAGGATTGCGGTTGCACGCGATCGCGCTTTTAATTTTTATTATCAAGATAATCTCGATATACTCCAACAATTAGGTGCAGAGTTAGTTTTTTGGAGTCCTCTAGCAGACTCAGAATTACCGCCAAATATTCAGGGAATGTATTTTGGCGGTGGTTTTCCAGAAGTTTTTGCTGAACAATTAACTAAAAATACCAATGTTTTACAAGCAGTAAAAACAGCGATTCTTCAAGGTATGCCCACAATTGCCGAATGTGGCGGATTGATGTATTTGTGTGCAGAAATCATCGATTTTGAGGGTAAAACTTACCCAATGGTAGGAATAATCCCCACATCTGCCTGCATGGGTGGACGTTTAACTTTGGGTTATCGTCGGGCGATAGCATTACAAGATAGTTTGTTAGTCAATGCCGGGACAAATATTTACGGACATGAGTTTCATCGCTCAAGTTTAAGCACCAATTCTCATCAGCCATTATTTGAAACTTACCGCTACGATTGTGATGAAAATATGGGCTTTGAAGGCTGGAATTTATCCGTTAATCTTCACGCTTCATATATACACTTGCATTGGGGTGCTAGTATAGAAATTCCCCAGCGATTTATTCAACAATGTCAGTCTAATAGGGTGTGCTACGGCAATGTGATGACTTGA
- a CDS encoding type II toxin-antitoxin system HicB family antitoxin yields the protein MQNHSKQIYNYTVILEKESDGGYHAFCPALKGCHSQGDSFEETIENITEAMELYIESLKADNQPIPKEDLIVKPLSILV from the coding sequence ATGCAGAATCACAGCAAACAGATTTACAATTATACCGTTATTTTAGAAAAAGAATCAGATGGAGGTTATCACGCATTTTGTCCTGCCTTAAAAGGCTGTCATTCTCAAGGAGATTCTTTTGAAGAAACGATTGAGAATATTACAGAAGCTATGGAATTATATATTGAAAGTTTAAAAGCTGATAATCAACCTATTCCCAAAGAAGATTTAATTGTTAAGCCTTTGAGTATACTAGTATGA
- a CDS encoding type II toxin-antitoxin system HicA family toxin — protein sequence MSNFPSVKAKDFIKVAEQLSFYFDRQKGSHAIYKNSQGHRVVIPIHAGKDIKQGTLMGMIQDIGIDKDTFFELLGKL from the coding sequence ATGAGTAATTTTCCTAGTGTCAAAGCGAAGGATTTTATTAAGGTTGCCGAACAATTAAGCTTTTATTTTGACCGTCAAAAGGGGAGTCATGCTATTTACAAAAATAGTCAAGGACATAGGGTTGTAATTCCTATCCATGCTGGAAAAGACATAAAACAAGGAACTTTAATGGGTATGATTCAGGATATAGGCATTGACAAGGATACTTTCTTTGAGTTGCTAGGAAAATTATAG
- a CDS encoding DUF1877 family protein, protein MGITGKIKQISSSTLDLFIKDPYLVDAFFYANLVPESAFWERVSYWTGESTGKTKQNPILKFWNKFTARNKQLKYTYNWQKIRGKFLAEWEKPELYLDKSWQELTFLLGGYIAAYYSTPQGKIPELIVEKGYKKDFLPFLVIKNSQWDGKPLVNAFGAGKDIGYETGYGPVRYLQAGDEVGQILDGLLELSQEGFENRFMLESQKPNPVPWIDFSEEEMLDWMVDYYNEIVDYYEDTVRQQKALLLYLT, encoded by the coding sequence ATGGGAATAACAGGTAAAATAAAACAAATTTCTTCATCAACCTTGGATTTATTTATCAAAGACCCATATCTTGTTGATGCTTTTTTCTATGCTAATTTGGTGCCAGAATCGGCTTTCTGGGAAAGAGTGTCTTATTGGACTGGTGAATCTACTGGCAAAACAAAACAAAACCCTATATTAAAATTTTGGAATAAGTTTACAGCTAGAAATAAACAGTTAAAATACACATACAACTGGCAAAAAATAAGAGGAAAGTTTCTTGCTGAGTGGGAAAAACCTGAACTTTATTTAGATAAATCTTGGCAAGAATTGACATTTTTGCTAGGAGGTTACATTGCCGCTTATTACTCTACCCCTCAAGGCAAAATCCCCGAATTAATAGTAGAAAAAGGATACAAAAAAGATTTTTTACCATTTCTAGTCATCAAAAATTCCCAGTGGGATGGTAAGCCTTTAGTGAATGCCTTTGGTGCTGGTAAAGATATCGGTTATGAAACAGGATATGGCCCAGTTAGATATCTGCAAGCAGGTGATGAAGTTGGTCAAATTCTGGATGGGTTACTAGAACTTTCTCAAGAAGGTTTTGAAAATCGTTTTATGCTAGAGTCGCAAAAGCCCAACCCTGTACCCTGGATTGATTTTTCAGAAGAAGAAATGCTTGATTGGATGGTAGATTACTACAATGAAATAGTTGATTACTATGAAGATACTGTTAGACAACAAAAGGCACTCCTGCTTTATTTGACGTAA
- the opcA gene encoding glucose-6-phosphate dehydrogenase assembly protein OpcA, whose product MTQAPTIFSLQAPKDISLNEIEAELNQIWQSYGITGEDGALPAATRATTFTLVVYEPEETQYLLASLGFYNGPIDGILGPQTDIALRLAQQKYELLETGTATTETLAKLREEYTKRQGNGAVAENGNGSYNVSVTSPRIADEIALRNPCRIIALCPIAGEDEGVKAQVSAYCPIQKQSSSTLVCCEYITLSGTASALERIGGMIPALLIGGLPKFLWWKATPDPNNPLFKRLAAVCNNVIVDSCNFNEPESDLLSLQELVETNIPLADLNWRRLAAWQELTAEAYDPPNRRAALKDIDRVTIDYEKGNPAQALLFLGWLASRLDWMPISYQKESNDYDIIRIRFVAQDQKQIEAELAGVPVADVGDIPGDLIALRLSSTNTKAECSTVICSETGGCMRMETHGGAQSAGLFQQVSSLSEQKAEALLSQQVQRWGRETLFEDSLGIIAQTVKPSLKG is encoded by the coding sequence ATGACCCAAGCTCCTACCATTTTTTCACTCCAAGCCCCCAAGGACATTTCGCTGAATGAAATCGAAGCGGAACTGAATCAAATTTGGCAAAGTTATGGCATCACTGGTGAAGATGGTGCGCTACCTGCGGCTACTCGTGCTACAACTTTTACCTTAGTGGTGTACGAACCAGAAGAAACTCAGTATCTTTTGGCATCTCTGGGATTTTATAATGGCCCCATTGACGGGATTTTAGGGCCACAGACGGATATAGCACTGCGGTTAGCACAACAAAAATATGAACTGCTAGAAACTGGCACGGCTACAACAGAAACTTTGGCAAAATTGCGGGAAGAATACACCAAACGCCAAGGTAATGGAGCCGTTGCGGAAAATGGTAATGGTTCCTATAACGTTAGTGTCACCAGCCCCAGAATTGCTGATGAAATTGCTTTACGCAACCCCTGTCGCATCATTGCCTTATGTCCCATCGCAGGCGAAGATGAAGGGGTAAAAGCACAAGTTTCTGCTTACTGCCCAATTCAAAAGCAATCTTCTAGCACTCTAGTTTGTTGCGAATATATCACCCTTTCTGGTACAGCCTCGGCTTTAGAAAGAATTGGGGGGATGATTCCCGCATTACTAATTGGTGGTCTGCCGAAGTTCCTGTGGTGGAAAGCTACTCCCGACCCCAACAACCCATTATTTAAGCGCTTGGCTGCCGTTTGCAATAACGTCATAGTTGATTCTTGCAACTTTAACGAACCAGAAAGCGATTTACTCAGCTTACAAGAGTTAGTCGAAACTAACATACCCTTGGCTGATTTGAATTGGCGGCGTTTAGCAGCATGGCAAGAATTGACAGCAGAAGCTTACGACCCCCCCAATCGTCGCGCCGCCTTAAAGGACATTGACCGCGTCACAATTGACTATGAAAAAGGCAACCCTGCCCAAGCACTACTATTTTTAGGTTGGTTGGCTAGTCGCTTAGATTGGATGCCGATTTCCTATCAAAAGGAAAGCAATGATTACGATATCATTCGGATTCGCTTTGTGGCTCAAGACCAAAAACAAATAGAAGCCGAGTTAGCAGGAGTTCCGGTTGCTGATGTTGGTGATATTCCCGGTGACTTGATTGCTTTACGTCTGAGTTCAACTAATACCAAAGCTGAATGTAGCACAGTTATCTGCTCGGAGACTGGCGGTTGTATGCGGATGGAAACCCACGGGGGCGCTCAATCTGCTGGTTTATTCCAACAAGTGAGTTCACTTTCTGAACAAAAAGCGGAAGCACTGTTGAGTCAGCAAGTACAACGCTGGGGACGTGAGACTCTGTTTGAAGATAGCTTGGGAATTATTGCCCAAACTGTGAAACCTTCACTTAAGGGTTAG